Proteins encoded in a region of the Drosophila gunungcola strain Sukarami chromosome 3L unlocalized genomic scaffold, Dgunungcola_SK_2 000005F, whole genome shotgun sequence genome:
- the LOC128259346 gene encoding uncharacterized protein LOC128259346, which produces MFQAKSVCLLLALCLLAFILSGSEALPRPQEGREEGGDQEANVEAEEKDLEGAASFGYGYYSSPYLGGYYGGGYWPHYSGSYYGIGYPYYAGYGGYGGYYGHHGHHGHYGHYF; this is translated from the exons ATGTTCCAAGCCAAATCCGTTTGCCTCCTGCTCGCCCTCTGCCTCTTGGCCTTTATTTTGTCCGGATCTGAggccctgccacgcccacaggAGGGTCGAGAGGAGGGCGGCGACCAGGAGGCCAACGTGGAGGCCGAGGAGAAGGATCTGGAAGGAGCTGCCTCCTTTGGATATGGATACTACTCATCGCCCTACCTGGGGGGCTACTACGGCGGCGGATATTGGCCGCATTACAGCGGTAGCTACTACGGAATTG GCTATCCCTACTATGCAGGCTACGGTGGTTACGGTGGCTACTACGGACACCATGGACACCATGGACACTATGGACACTACTTCTGA